The following proteins are co-located in the Coraliomargarita sinensis genome:
- a CDS encoding MFS transporter — MNLLASKPGRLVAFGGLYLSEGIPGGFLMMAIATEIQRRGMEGASIYSAFIALLALPWVFKFMMGPFVDNIRLKRFGARKQWIVLSQSIMVLALGMAMFFLPETIDVPENEVKGILATIEGLYLSGIVLFGGLLFLHNFFAATQDAAIDAMACQVLREEERGLANGVMFSCTHAGYLLGGSGALWLKGSFGSFEASSMVVLAFMGCILTGVIFLIKEKSAAQEIADGELPAPEPGHSGWQAAKEQIIDYFKTIWKDIFLSKNGILSVMLALTPIGALALSMLLSTLMAPRLGMTDNEIAALNTASTFVFIPFCLLGGWLSDRFDRRVVLGITASMTVIPSLWIGWQFKQAGWDHPPEAIDGTWPREEALIVSWWIATLAFSVFNGLKYAVKNALYMDIVTPKIAATQFTALMAFTNLTNIYSKLWQGQALDTINGWNWTVWNLIYVDAGIGLLFLIVLYFIKPTPREKRAPDIAA; from the coding sequence ATGAATTTACTTGCTTCCAAACCCGGCCGCCTGGTGGCCTTCGGCGGACTTTATCTTAGCGAAGGGATACCCGGCGGTTTCCTCATGATGGCGATCGCCACGGAAATACAACGCCGCGGCATGGAAGGCGCCTCCATCTATAGCGCCTTCATCGCACTATTGGCCCTGCCCTGGGTTTTTAAATTCATGATGGGGCCCTTCGTGGACAACATCCGGCTCAAGCGTTTTGGCGCCCGTAAACAATGGATTGTGTTGTCACAGTCGATCATGGTGCTGGCGCTCGGGATGGCCATGTTCTTCCTGCCGGAAACAATCGACGTTCCGGAAAACGAGGTGAAAGGCATCCTGGCGACCATTGAAGGCCTTTACTTGTCGGGCATCGTCCTCTTCGGCGGACTCTTGTTTCTGCACAATTTCTTTGCCGCCACACAGGACGCGGCCATTGACGCCATGGCCTGTCAGGTGCTGCGGGAAGAGGAACGCGGCCTCGCCAATGGTGTGATGTTCAGTTGCACCCATGCCGGCTACCTGCTCGGCGGCTCGGGTGCCCTCTGGCTCAAGGGGAGCTTCGGAAGCTTTGAAGCGTCCAGCATGGTCGTTCTGGCCTTCATGGGCTGTATCCTCACCGGAGTGATTTTTCTGATTAAGGAAAAATCGGCGGCTCAGGAGATCGCCGACGGAGAGCTTCCCGCGCCGGAACCGGGACACAGCGGCTGGCAAGCGGCCAAGGAACAGATCATCGACTACTTCAAAACCATCTGGAAAGATATCTTCCTCTCCAAGAACGGCATCCTCTCCGTTATGCTGGCCCTGACCCCGATCGGCGCGCTGGCGCTGAGCATGCTTTTGTCGACTTTAATGGCCCCGCGCCTGGGGATGACGGACAATGAAATTGCGGCGCTCAATACCGCCAGCACCTTTGTGTTTATCCCCTTCTGCCTGTTGGGCGGCTGGCTCTCCGACCGATTCGACCGTCGCGTTGTTCTGGGAATCACCGCCTCCATGACCGTCATCCCGAGCCTCTGGATCGGCTGGCAATTCAAGCAGGCCGGCTGGGACCACCCGCCGGAAGCCATTGATGGCACCTGGCCGCGGGAAGAAGCCCTCATCGTCTCCTGGTGGATCGCCACCCTCGCCTTCTCCGTCTTCAACGGTCTCAAATACGCGGTGAAGAATGCCCTCTACATGGACATCGTCACCCCCAAGATCGCGGCAACGCAGTTCACCGCCCTGATGGCATTTACCAACCTGACCAATATCTACAGTAAGCTCTGGCAGGGGCAGGCCCTCGATACCATCAATGGCTGGAACTGGACGGTGTGGAATCTGATCTACGTCGATGCCGGCATCGGCCTGCTCTTCCTCATCGTCCTCTACTTCATCAAACCGACGCCAAGGGAAAAAAGAGCCCCGGATATCGCCGCCTGA
- a CDS encoding c-type cytochrome, translated as MKPRRARILCLLLPMSFVACERKAELDLSVAPEGAIEQGVALMGTHCHTCHGVGESRMDAMLAPPLWGVRAHYLARHSDPEDFVDAMTAFVQKPRMESSLLLFEVARYGLKAPVSLSEAEIRSVSWAIYAGRVERPSWSREYRKRHASCEANW; from the coding sequence ATGAAGCCTAGGCGGGCACGCATCCTCTGTCTTTTGTTGCCGATGTCTTTTGTGGCATGTGAGCGCAAGGCGGAGCTCGATCTGAGCGTAGCCCCCGAAGGTGCGATTGAGCAGGGTGTCGCGCTGATGGGCACGCATTGCCACACATGCCATGGCGTGGGGGAGTCGAGGATGGATGCGATGCTGGCGCCGCCGCTCTGGGGCGTGCGTGCGCACTATCTGGCCAGACACTCCGATCCGGAGGACTTCGTCGATGCGATGACCGCCTTCGTCCAGAAACCGCGAATGGAAAGCAGTCTTCTGCTGTTTGAGGTGGCACGGTATGGGCTCAAGGCTCCGGTCTCGCTCAGCGAGGCCGAAATCCGTTCGGTTTCATGGGCGATCTATGCCGGGAGAGTGGAGCGCCCGTCCTGGTCGCGTGAATATCGCAAGCGGCATGCGAGTTGCGAGGCGAATTGGTGA
- a CDS encoding cupin domain-containing protein — MKPEIIKHGASQEYDTSERCAILELSNDGSDPDVSIARARVAAGVTTAWHRLEGTAERYVIQSGRGRVEVGELPPTEVGPGDVVRIPPGVRQRIMSRGNEDLIFLAICTPRFRPECYLDLEP; from the coding sequence ATGAAACCGGAAATCATAAAGCACGGGGCCTCGCAGGAATACGACACTTCCGAGCGTTGTGCGATTTTGGAGCTGTCCAATGATGGCAGCGATCCGGATGTCTCGATTGCCCGGGCGCGGGTGGCCGCAGGTGTGACGACAGCCTGGCATCGGCTGGAGGGGACGGCCGAGCGTTATGTGATACAATCCGGCCGCGGGCGAGTGGAGGTCGGGGAGTTGCCTCCGACTGAAGTCGGCCCCGGGGATGTGGTGCGCATCCCGCCCGGAGTACGGCAACGGATTATGAGCCGCGGGAATGAGGATTTGATCTTTCTGGCCATTTGCACGCCGCGTTTCCGGCCCGAGTGTTACCTTGATTTGGAGCCATGA
- a CDS encoding PLD nuclease N-terminal domain-containing protein, with amino-acid sequence MRPHVISGFLQNISGAEILVLFAVLGYGLSICYLVHCAMNTKMNGTMKGVWLLVVFLIPVFGPTAYLLAGRQGQTCKRRA; translated from the coding sequence ATGAGGCCCCATGTTATATCTGGATTCCTGCAGAATATTTCAGGTGCCGAGATTCTAGTCCTTTTTGCCGTCCTGGGCTACGGATTGTCGATATGTTATCTGGTGCATTGTGCGATGAACACGAAGATGAATGGCACGATGAAAGGTGTCTGGCTCCTCGTGGTCTTTCTGATTCCGGTTTTTGGACCGACCGCGTATCTCTTGGCTGGTCGTCAGGGTCAGACTTGCAAGCGGCGGGCCTGA
- a CDS encoding SHOCT domain-containing protein, which translates to MSISDELSKLADLKEQGALSSEEFEAAKKKILSGDSSAPQKRANYPTKNYQFEDRSDDSVGKAANRYVTLQIIMAVIGILVFLLFFAPMMCSSSNSPFDSQPKLNVSPGLR; encoded by the coding sequence ATGAGTATATCTGACGAACTATCCAAGCTGGCCGATCTCAAAGAGCAGGGCGCTCTTAGCTCAGAAGAGTTTGAAGCGGCTAAAAAGAAAATCCTTTCCGGGGACAGTAGCGCCCCGCAAAAGCGCGCAAATTACCCCACAAAGAACTATCAGTTTGAAGACCGGAGTGACGATTCTGTCGGCAAAGCGGCCAATCGATACGTCACGTTACAGATTATTATGGCGGTAATCGGTATTTTGGTCTTTCTGCTGTTTTTTGCGCCCATGATGTGCAGCAGCTCCAATTCTCCGTTCGACTCTCAACCCAAATTGAATGTCTCCCCCGGTTTACGCTAG
- a CDS encoding prolyl oligopeptidase family serine peptidase — translation MKPNYLIRVAPLACMVMLNTAMGAEEHFEAKVYASSGEASLNYRIHLPGKMDNSKSYPLVLFFHGAGERGSDNLKQLVHGAKDILGYLKENDEPAIIVAPQCPAGEKWVNTPWGADSHIMPDKPSASMRLVVELLREVRKTYPVDASRIYVTGLSMGGYATWDIIQRMPETFAAAMPVCGGGDTALAETIRNIPIWVFHGGADTVVKAQRSRDMVAALERVGGKVRYTEYEGVGHNSWDRAYRDDEALSWLFGQTRSGQSGKAETN, via the coding sequence ATGAAGCCCAATTATTTAATTCGTGTCGCCCCGCTGGCCTGCATGGTCATGTTAAACACAGCAATGGGGGCAGAGGAACATTTTGAGGCAAAGGTTTACGCGTCTTCGGGAGAGGCTTCGTTAAACTACAGAATTCACCTGCCCGGGAAAATGGACAACTCGAAGTCCTATCCCCTGGTCCTGTTTTTTCACGGCGCGGGGGAGAGAGGGAGCGATAACCTGAAACAGCTCGTGCATGGAGCCAAAGACATCCTTGGTTACCTGAAGGAAAATGACGAACCCGCGATCATTGTCGCCCCGCAATGTCCTGCCGGCGAGAAGTGGGTGAATACGCCCTGGGGCGCGGATTCCCACATCATGCCGGACAAGCCCTCCGCATCCATGCGACTGGTCGTCGAGCTCTTGCGGGAGGTCCGGAAAACCTACCCGGTCGATGCCTCGCGGATCTACGTAACCGGTTTGTCGATGGGAGGTTACGCCACCTGGGATATCATCCAACGCATGCCGGAGACATTTGCCGCGGCCATGCCTGTCTGCGGCGGGGGCGACACCGCTTTGGCAGAAACGATCAGGAACATTCCCATCTGGGTCTTCCACGGCGGGGCCGACACCGTGGTCAAGGCGCAGCGATCCAGGGACATGGTAGCCGCGCTGGAGCGGGTCGGGGGCAAGGTGCGGTACACCGAGTATGAAGGCGTGGGGCACAATTCATGGGATCGGGCATACCGCGACGACGAAGCCCTAAGCTGGTTGTTCGGGCAGACAAGGAGCGGACAGTCGGGTAAAGCTGAGACGAACTAG
- a CDS encoding Txe/YoeB family addiction module toxin yields the protein MNYQIVYAKQAQKDAKKIARSHLKENALELINLLEEDPFMKPPEYEALVGDLSGTYSRRINIQHRLVYQVYEEEKVVKVLRMWTHYGD from the coding sequence GTGAATTATCAGATCGTATACGCCAAGCAGGCACAAAAAGATGCCAAGAAAATTGCGCGGAGTCATCTAAAAGAGAACGCACTTGAACTGATCAATCTACTGGAGGAGGACCCCTTCATGAAACCACCAGAATACGAAGCATTGGTTGGCGACTTATCAGGCACTTACTCCAGACGGATCAACATACAACACAGGTTGGTCTATCAGGTTTACGAAGAAGAGAAAGTCGTGAAGGTTTTGCGAATGTGGACACACTATGGCGATTGA
- a CDS encoding type II toxin-antitoxin system Phd/YefM family antitoxin: protein MTTITATSARNKLYKLIDEANDSHIPIQITGKRGNAVLVSEDDWRAISETIHLSAIPGMVDSIKKGMKETIEDCSETVEW, encoded by the coding sequence ATGACTACGATTACCGCAACCAGCGCTCGGAACAAGCTCTACAAGCTTATTGACGAAGCGAACGATTCACACATCCCCATTCAAATCACTGGCAAGCGGGGCAATGCGGTGCTTGTTTCCGAGGATGATTGGAGGGCTATTTCTGAAACCATCCATTTGAGCGCGATTCCTGGAATGGTGGATTCAATCAAAAAGGGAATGAAGGAAACGATCGAGGACTGCAGTGAGACGGTTGAGTGGTGA
- a CDS encoding Txe/YoeB family addiction module toxin, whose protein sequence is MSTNNLFRTDFKKSHPVDVDNPVNPPENYYTISVALRLKINWTTEPSGRDPFRQPPDYEALVGDLSGTYSRRTNIQHRLVYQVYEEEKAVKVLRMWTHYGD, encoded by the coding sequence ATGTCGACGAACAATCTATTCCGAACTGACTTCAAGAAGAGCCATCCAGTCGACGTGGACAACCCGGTTAACCCGCCCGAAAATTATTACACCATCTCCGTTGCACTCCGTCTAAAAATCAACTGGACGACTGAGCCGTCTGGCAGGGACCCCTTCAGGCAACCACCAGATTACGAAGCATTGGTTGGCGACTTATCAGGCACTTACTCCAGACGGACCAACATACAACACAGATTGGTCTATCAGGTTTACGAAGAAGAGAAAGCCGTGAAGGTTTTGCGAATGTGGACACACTATGGCGATTGA
- the blaOXA gene encoding class D beta-lactamase, translating into MNQIRGNLKCFYACIISMLTCLASVDASSERADWAPFFEQLKVEGTIVIYDERPGTEGLMTFNSVRAEKRFSPASTFKIPHTLFALDSEVIRDEFETVRWDGKKRANPEWDRDQDLRSAMRYSVVWVYQQFAKEIGATKERDYLKRIQYGNQDPSGKEPFWISGNLEISAHEQIKFLKRLYRNELPFTVANQRLVKDLMILEAGHDWILRGKAGWDGKVCWWVGWIEHATGPVFFALNIDTPNGTDDIPKREIITKTILNSIGALNLNVEPSAGGNG; encoded by the coding sequence ATGAATCAAATCCGTGGTAACCTTAAGTGCTTTTATGCCTGCATTATAAGCATGTTAACATGTCTGGCATCAGTCGATGCATCCAGCGAGCGAGCGGACTGGGCGCCTTTCTTCGAGCAACTCAAAGTCGAAGGAACAATAGTTATCTACGACGAGCGACCTGGGACGGAAGGGCTTATGACGTTCAACAGCGTTCGTGCTGAAAAGCGGTTTTCACCCGCATCAACATTTAAGATTCCGCATACTCTCTTCGCTTTGGATTCAGAAGTCATTCGAGATGAATTCGAGACCGTCCGCTGGGATGGTAAGAAAAGAGCTAATCCTGAATGGGACCGTGATCAGGACCTTCGGTCAGCAATGCGCTACTCTGTTGTTTGGGTCTACCAACAGTTCGCAAAAGAGATAGGCGCGACGAAAGAACGCGACTATTTAAAGCGGATTCAATATGGGAACCAAGACCCATCCGGAAAAGAACCTTTTTGGATTAGTGGAAATTTGGAGATCTCTGCACACGAACAAATCAAATTCCTAAAAAGACTTTACAGGAATGAGCTACCTTTCACCGTTGCCAACCAACGACTCGTGAAGGATCTGATGATATTAGAGGCTGGCCATGATTGGATTTTACGAGGAAAGGCAGGATGGGATGGCAAGGTTTGCTGGTGGGTCGGCTGGATTGAGCATGCTACCGGACCAGTGTTTTTCGCATTGAACATAGACACACCCAATGGAACGGATGACATCCCCAAGAGAGAAATCATCACCAAGACTATTCTAAACTCGATTGGCGCACTAAACCTAAATGTAGAACCAAGCGCAGGTGGCAACGGCTAG
- a CDS encoding GNAT family N-acetyltransferase, with translation MKIETASLAYLESFWKAVDSVARERKFLHFVKAPEIESTHTFLKEIQENEWTQVFAIEAGEVVGWCDIIPYPYEGSKHVARMGMGVVANHRRKGIGEKLLSKAIADAQSKGIKRIEMEVFSTNTPAIELYKKLGFQVEGRKLKARELDGIECDFIIMALHSDQVEPADREYGVLRRT, from the coding sequence ATGAAAATCGAAACAGCGTCACTAGCGTATCTAGAGAGCTTTTGGAAAGCGGTAGACTCAGTCGCTAGGGAAAGAAAGTTTCTCCACTTCGTTAAAGCCCCTGAAATTGAATCCACACACACCTTCCTAAAAGAAATTCAAGAAAATGAATGGACTCAGGTCTTCGCGATCGAGGCAGGCGAAGTTGTTGGTTGGTGCGACATCATACCTTATCCATATGAAGGTTCTAAGCATGTAGCACGCATGGGAATGGGCGTCGTTGCCAATCATAGAAGAAAAGGAATCGGAGAGAAGCTTCTCTCTAAGGCGATTGCCGATGCTCAATCGAAAGGCATCAAAAGAATAGAAATGGAAGTCTTCTCGACCAACACACCAGCAATTGAACTCTACAAGAAGCTTGGATTCCAAGTTGAAGGAAGAAAGCTCAAAGCAAGGGAGTTGGATGGAATCGAGTGCGACTTTATCATCATGGCTCTTCACTCGGATCAAGTAGAACCAGCCGATAGAGAATACGGCGTTCTACGCCGCACCTGA